A window of Halobellus sp. LT62 contains these coding sequences:
- a CDS encoding DUF7331 family protein, whose amino-acid sequence MVDPVDSERTDRSPAAPARVDEANGLDDVESYEVDGGVVFYDPQNPLAWVETSRTVTLTEHC is encoded by the coding sequence ATGGTCGACCCTGTAGACTCCGAGCGGACGGATCGGTCGCCAGCCGCGCCTGCGCGGGTGGACGAAGCGAACGGACTCGACGACGTCGAGTCCTACGAGGTCGACGGCGGAGTCGTCTTCTACGATCCGCAGAACCCGCTCGCGTGGGTGGAGACGTCGCGGACGGTGACGCTCACCGAGCACTGCTGA
- the pan1 gene encoding proteasome-activating nucleotidase Pan1 → MTDTVDDVELPYDEDATSQQEKIQALRERLDILESQNEEMRDKLLDANAENNKYQQKLERLTHENKKLKQSPLFVATVQELTDDGVVIKQHGNNQEALTEVTDEMREELEPDSRVAVNNSLSVVKRLDNETDVRARVMQVDHSPDITYADIGGLDEQMQEVRETVEMPLESPEMFEQVGIQPPSGVLLYGPPGTGKTMLAKAVANQTDATFIKMAGSELVHKFIGEGAKLVRDLFEVARENEPAVLFIDEIDAIASKRTDSKTSGDAEVQRTMMQLLSEMDGFDERGDIRIIAATNRFDMLDEAILRPGRFDRLIEVPKPTEEGRALIFQIHTRDMNVADDVDFEKLAEMADDASGADIKAICTEAGMFAIRDDRTEIAMADFVEAWEKIQADAVDEGTASRAFA, encoded by the coding sequence ATGACTGACACTGTGGACGACGTCGAGCTTCCTTACGACGAGGACGCGACGTCGCAGCAGGAGAAGATCCAAGCGCTCAGAGAGCGCTTGGACATTCTCGAGTCCCAAAACGAAGAGATGCGGGACAAACTTCTGGATGCGAACGCGGAGAACAACAAGTACCAGCAGAAACTCGAACGACTGACGCACGAGAACAAGAAGCTCAAGCAGTCGCCGCTGTTCGTCGCGACGGTCCAAGAACTCACCGACGACGGCGTCGTGATCAAACAGCACGGAAACAATCAGGAGGCGCTCACCGAAGTCACAGACGAGATGCGCGAGGAGCTCGAACCCGACTCGCGCGTCGCCGTCAACAACTCCCTCTCGGTCGTCAAGCGCCTCGACAACGAGACCGATGTCCGCGCCCGGGTGATGCAGGTCGACCACAGCCCTGACATCACCTACGCGGACATCGGCGGTCTCGACGAGCAGATGCAGGAAGTGCGCGAGACCGTCGAGATGCCGCTCGAGAGCCCCGAAATGTTCGAGCAGGTGGGAATCCAGCCGCCGTCGGGCGTGCTGCTCTACGGCCCGCCGGGAACCGGAAAGACGATGCTCGCGAAGGCCGTCGCGAACCAGACGGACGCGACGTTCATCAAGATGGCCGGCTCCGAACTCGTCCACAAGTTCATCGGCGAGGGCGCGAAGCTGGTCCGGGACCTCTTCGAGGTGGCCCGCGAGAACGAGCCCGCCGTCCTCTTCATCGACGAGATCGACGCGATCGCCTCGAAACGGACGGACTCGAAGACCTCCGGCGACGCGGAGGTCCAGCGGACGATGATGCAACTCTTGTCCGAAATGGACGGCTTCGACGAGCGCGGCGACATCCGCATCATCGCCGCGACCAACCGCTTCGATATGCTCGACGAGGCGATCCTCCGCCCCGGCCGCTTCGACCGCCTCATCGAGGTACCGAAGCCGACCGAGGAGGGCCGCGCGCTCATCTTCCAGATCCACACGCGGGACATGAACGTCGCCGACGACGTCGACTTCGAGAAACTGGCCGAGATGGCCGACGACGCCTCCGGTGCGGACATCAAAGCGATCTGCACGGAGGCGGGGATGTTCGCCATCCGCGACGACAGAACCGAGATCGCGATGGCGGACTTCGTCGAGGCGTGGGAGAAGATTCAGGCCGACGCCGTCGACGAGGGGACCGCGAGCCGCGCGTTCGCCTGA
- a CDS encoding DNA polymerase domain-containing protein — MKQAGLTDNWGGGAGDAADGSRPDEEAVAVAGNGTQHVSEVVDAEEIRFPDADGTVELMVTQVNYSIEGSGDSEYPVVHVFGRTRENEVEHVRVLGFEPYFYVPTETLDDEKLDKEVITRTEEGFESIRGDDLTKICTRTPRDVGQIRDEFEHYEADILFPNRLLIDKDIKSGIRVPARRLEVGEADSGAADADADGGANPPIQIPHDEIEPVEVDADLRVNTFDIEVDDRSGFPEEGEEPIVCLTSHDSYDDEYIAWLYDAPEAGTGVESPESLATYEPLREDTEIDVRTFEREDEMLDAFVSYIESTDPDVLTGWNFEDFDMPYLLDRMERIDPTAECNLDPDRFSRIDEVWRSGWGGPNVKGRVVFDLLYAYKRTQFSELESYRLDAVGELELDVGKERYAGDIGDLWEQEPERLLEYNVRDVELCVEIDRKQDVIAFWDEVRTFVGCKLEDATTPGDTVDVYILHEAHGRFALPSKGQADAEDYEGGAVFDPITGVKENVTVLDLKSLYPMCMVTINASPETKVDPDAYDGETFHAPNGTHFRREPDGVIREMIDDLLAEREEKKSLRNENDPGSAAYEQYDRQQGAVKVIMNCFTPDTDVLTPDGIRNIRDLDVGDEVYSLDPETMRMEVKPVEETHEYPDYRGDLVDIQTSKADFSVTPNHRMLVRKNSKNGASWDDFRFVEAGELDEYSHYELPHGWTGDHGDRIGDIDLTELLDAEDDEYEVWVRPSVHGHTFTAELGWTPRRVPKADIGQTGYVFTAEEFEEHREYVESVCEISFIHRESGRKWIPRTYDGDDFLELLAWYVTEGNVYTSEDKQFGEQFRGSATTVKIAQNAVADGGEVEHADGGEPERDDHTRIGELLDRMGFDCYVDDRSYQFTSKLLGELLERLCGADSFEKRIPDLVFEAAEDQKRRFLDTLVAGDGDRQVNSWRYTTSSERLRDDVLRLCAHLGETASYNRNSGSWRIYCTEGAKNSFRMHRSGGRSTADEGAYCVTVADNHTLLAGRNGKFQFVGQSLYGVLGWDRFRLYDKEMGAAVTATGRDVIEHTAESANELDKEVIYGDTDSVMLELGGDVSKGEAIEQSFELEEHINDSYDEFALEELDAAYHRFQIEFEKLYRRFFQAGKKKRYAGHIIWKEGKDVDDIDITGFEYKRSDIAPITKEVQKRVIEMIVHGEDTEEITEYVRGIIEDFETGEVPVEEIGIPGGIGKRLDAYDTATAQVRGAKYANEFLGTNFGRGSKPKRLYLRKVHPSWFRKMEAEEGFDPQRDPLYGEFKRDPDVICIEYDDQLPEEFEVDWDKMLEKTLKGPIARIIEALGMSWDEVKSGQEQTGLGSFV, encoded by the coding sequence ATGAAACAGGCAGGGCTCACGGACAACTGGGGCGGCGGTGCGGGGGACGCCGCCGACGGCTCCCGGCCCGACGAAGAGGCCGTCGCCGTCGCCGGAAACGGCACCCAGCACGTCTCGGAAGTCGTCGACGCCGAGGAGATCCGCTTTCCCGACGCCGACGGAACGGTCGAGCTGATGGTGACGCAGGTGAACTACTCGATCGAGGGGAGCGGCGACAGCGAGTACCCCGTCGTCCACGTGTTCGGCCGGACCCGCGAGAACGAGGTCGAACACGTCCGCGTCCTCGGCTTCGAGCCGTACTTCTACGTACCGACGGAGACGCTCGACGACGAGAAACTCGATAAGGAGGTCATCACGCGCACCGAGGAGGGCTTCGAGAGCATCCGCGGCGACGACCTGACGAAGATCTGTACGCGGACCCCGCGGGACGTCGGCCAGATCCGCGACGAGTTCGAGCACTACGAGGCGGACATCCTTTTCCCGAACCGACTCCTGATCGACAAGGACATCAAAAGCGGGATTCGGGTCCCTGCCCGACGACTCGAAGTCGGCGAAGCCGACAGTGGAGCGGCGGACGCGGACGCAGACGGGGGCGCGAACCCCCCGATCCAGATCCCCCACGACGAGATCGAACCCGTCGAGGTCGACGCCGACCTCCGGGTGAACACGTTCGACATCGAGGTCGACGACCGCTCGGGCTTTCCGGAGGAGGGCGAAGAGCCGATCGTCTGTCTCACCAGTCACGACTCCTACGACGACGAGTACATCGCGTGGCTCTACGACGCCCCTGAGGCCGGAACTGGCGTCGAATCTCCCGAGTCGCTCGCGACGTACGAACCGCTCCGCGAGGACACCGAGATCGACGTCCGCACCTTCGAACGCGAGGACGAGATGCTCGACGCGTTCGTCTCCTACATCGAATCGACGGACCCGGACGTCCTGACCGGTTGGAACTTCGAGGACTTCGACATGCCCTACCTCCTCGACCGGATGGAGCGGATCGATCCGACCGCCGAGTGCAACCTCGACCCCGACCGCTTCTCCCGGATCGACGAGGTCTGGCGCAGCGGCTGGGGCGGGCCCAACGTGAAGGGACGAGTCGTCTTCGACCTCCTGTACGCCTACAAGCGCACGCAGTTCTCCGAACTGGAATCGTACCGCCTCGACGCCGTCGGCGAGCTCGAACTGGATGTCGGAAAAGAGCGCTACGCGGGCGACATCGGCGACCTCTGGGAGCAAGAGCCCGAGCGACTCCTCGAATACAACGTCCGCGACGTGGAGCTCTGCGTCGAAATAGACAGAAAACAGGACGTCATCGCCTTCTGGGACGAGGTTCGCACGTTCGTCGGCTGCAAACTGGAGGACGCGACGACCCCGGGCGACACCGTCGACGTCTACATCCTCCACGAGGCCCACGGCCGCTTCGCGCTGCCCTCGAAGGGCCAAGCCGACGCCGAGGACTACGAGGGCGGCGCGGTCTTCGATCCGATCACGGGGGTCAAAGAAAATGTCACCGTACTGGACTTAAAATCACTCTATCCGATGTGTATGGTGACGATCAACGCGTCGCCGGAGACGAAAGTCGATCCCGACGCGTACGACGGCGAGACGTTCCACGCCCCCAACGGGACGCACTTCCGCCGCGAACCCGACGGCGTCATCCGCGAGATGATCGACGACCTCCTCGCAGAGCGCGAGGAGAAGAAGTCGCTCAGAAACGAGAACGATCCGGGCTCGGCCGCCTACGAGCAGTACGACCGACAGCAGGGAGCTGTCAAGGTTATTATGAACTGCTTCACGCCGGACACGGACGTACTTACACCGGATGGCATTCGGAACATTCGCGACCTCGACGTCGGCGACGAGGTCTACTCGCTCGATCCGGAGACGATGCGGATGGAAGTAAAGCCGGTCGAAGAGACGCACGAGTATCCCGACTACCGGGGCGACCTCGTCGACATCCAGACCAGCAAGGCCGACTTCAGCGTGACGCCGAACCACCGAATGCTGGTCCGGAAGAACTCGAAGAACGGGGCGTCGTGGGACGACTTCCGATTCGTTGAAGCGGGCGAGCTCGACGAGTACTCCCACTACGAACTCCCGCACGGGTGGACCGGCGATCACGGAGATCGAATCGGCGACATCGACCTCACAGAACTGCTTGATGCCGAAGACGACGAGTACGAAGTGTGGGTCCGCCCCTCCGTTCACGGTCACACGTTCACGGCGGAGTTGGGATGGACGCCTCGACGCGTTCCGAAGGCGGATATCGGGCAGACCGGCTACGTGTTCACCGCTGAGGAGTTCGAAGAGCACCGCGAGTACGTCGAATCCGTGTGTGAGATCAGTTTCATCCACCGCGAATCGGGGAGAAAGTGGATCCCGCGGACCTACGACGGCGACGACTTCCTCGAACTGCTGGCGTGGTACGTCACCGAAGGGAACGTCTACACTTCCGAAGACAAGCAGTTCGGCGAGCAGTTCCGCGGATCCGCGACGACGGTCAAGATCGCGCAGAACGCGGTTGCGGACGGCGGAGAGGTGGAGCACGCAGACGGCGGAGAGCCGGAACGAGACGATCACACGCGTATCGGTGAACTGCTCGATCGGATGGGATTCGACTGCTACGTCGACGACCGATCGTACCAGTTCACCTCGAAACTCCTCGGGGAGTTACTCGAACGGCTCTGCGGGGCGGACAGCTTCGAGAAGCGGATCCCTGACCTCGTGTTCGAGGCCGCCGAAGACCAGAAGCGCCGGTTCCTCGACACGCTCGTCGCGGGCGACGGCGATCGACAGGTTAACTCGTGGCGGTACACGACATCGAGCGAGCGGCTCCGCGACGACGTGCTTCGGCTTTGTGCACACCTCGGCGAGACGGCGAGTTACAACCGCAACAGCGGATCGTGGCGGATCTACTGCACCGAGGGCGCGAAGAACTCGTTCCGGATGCACCGCAGCGGCGGGCGAAGCACCGCGGACGAGGGTGCCTACTGCGTCACGGTCGCGGACAATCACACGCTGTTGGCGGGTCGAAACGGGAAGTTCCAGTTCGTCGGGCAATCGCTCTACGGAGTCTTGGGTTGGGACCGCTTCCGGCTATACGACAAGGAGATGGGCGCTGCCGTCACTGCAACCGGCCGTGACGTAATCGAACACACTGCCGAATCCGCCAACGAACTCGACAAAGAAGTGATCTACGGGGATACGGACAGTGTGATGCTCGAACTCGGCGGCGACGTCTCCAAGGGGGAAGCCATCGAGCAGTCCTTCGAGTTGGAAGAACACATCAACGACTCCTACGACGAGTTCGCCTTGGAGGAACTCGACGCCGCGTACCACCGCTTCCAGATCGAGTTCGAGAAGCTCTACCGACGGTTCTTCCAAGCGGGCAAGAAGAAGCGCTACGCGGGCCACATCATCTGGAAGGAAGGAAAGGACGTCGACGACATCGATATCACCGGCTTCGAGTACAAGCGCTCGGACATCGCCCCGATCACCAAGGAGGTTCAAAAGCGCGTGATCGAGATGATCGTCCACGGCGAGGACACAGAAGAAATCACCGAGTACGTCCGCGGGATCATCGAGGACTTCGAGACCGGCGAGGTCCCGGTCGAAGAGATCGGCATCCCCGGCGGCATCGGCAAGCGACTCGACGCCTACGACACCGCGACCGCACAGGTCCGCGGCGCGAAGTACGCCAACGAGTTTCTGGGGACGAACTTCGGCCGCGGATCGAAGCCGAAGCGGCTCTATCTGCGGAAGGTCCACCCCTCGTGGTTCCGGAAGATGGAGGCGGAGGAAGGCTTCGATCCGCAGCGAGATCCGCTCTACGGGGAGTTCAAACGCGATCCCGACGTGATCTGCATCGAGTACGACGACCAACTCCCCGAGGAGTTCGAGGTCGACTGGGACAAGATGTTGGAGAAGACTCTGAAGGGGCCGATCGCGCGCATCATCGAGGCGCTGGGGATGTCGTGGGACGAGGTGAAATCCGGTCAGGAACAGACCGGGCTCGGTAGTTTCGTCTGA
- the sufD gene encoding Fe-S cluster assembly protein SufD: MSSAQLPANLSEETVREISERRDEPEWLLESRLDALSALDTLDLPDVIQTPGRRWTNLEALDFESLVDPLDQADETERTADEGVEVLTFTEALDSHPDLVESAFGSTIEPRENYLTALSAALFTTGTVVYVPEGVDAEDVTIRAEMNSRSLFSHTLVITEESSSVTILESIESDAGVDADARYFSNLVEIAAGENSYVQYGSLQNLDEDTYNYTLKRADVDTYATVNWIEGNLGSRLTRSDVESELNGDSAETKIVGAFFGHEEQHFDVNARVWHQAENTTADLVTRGVLDDAARSVYEGVQDVGRDAWNTSSYQRENTLMLSDESEADASPKLIIHNHDTEASHSATVGQVDQEDLFYMTSRAIQPEKARNMLVEGFFVPVLDEIEVDEFREDLESLIDERLR, translated from the coding sequence ATGAGCAGCGCACAACTCCCCGCGAACCTCTCCGAAGAGACGGTTCGTGAGATCTCCGAGCGCCGCGACGAGCCCGAGTGGCTGCTTGAGTCGCGGCTCGACGCCCTTTCCGCGCTCGACACCCTCGACCTGCCGGACGTCATCCAGACGCCCGGCCGCCGCTGGACGAACCTCGAAGCGCTCGATTTCGAGTCGCTCGTCGACCCGCTCGACCAAGCCGACGAGACCGAGCGGACGGCCGACGAGGGCGTCGAGGTGCTCACGTTCACCGAGGCGCTCGATTCCCACCCGGACCTCGTCGAGTCCGCGTTCGGCTCGACGATCGAGCCCCGAGAGAACTACCTCACGGCGCTGTCGGCCGCGCTCTTCACGACCGGGACCGTCGTCTACGTCCCCGAGGGCGTCGACGCCGAGGACGTGACGATCCGCGCGGAGATGAACTCCCGCTCGCTGTTCAGTCACACGCTCGTCATCACCGAGGAGTCGTCGTCGGTGACGATCCTCGAGAGCATCGAGTCCGACGCAGGCGTCGACGCCGACGCGCGGTACTTCTCGAACCTCGTCGAAATTGCGGCGGGCGAGAACTCCTACGTTCAGTACGGCTCGCTGCAGAATCTCGACGAGGATACCTACAACTACACGCTCAAGCGCGCCGATGTCGACACCTACGCCACGGTCAACTGGATCGAGGGCAACCTCGGCTCCCGGCTCACCCGTTCGGACGTCGAGTCCGAACTCAACGGCGACTCCGCGGAGACGAAGATCGTCGGCGCGTTCTTCGGCCACGAGGAGCAGCACTTCGACGTCAACGCCCGCGTCTGGCACCAAGCGGAGAACACGACCGCCGACCTCGTCACCCGCGGCGTCCTCGACGACGCCGCTCGCTCGGTGTACGAGGGCGTCCAAGACGTCGGCCGCGACGCGTGGAACACCTCCTCGTACCAGCGCGAGAACACGCTGATGCTCTCCGACGAGAGTGAGGCCGACGCGTCTCCGAAGCTGATCATCCACAACCACGACACCGAGGCGTCGCACTCGGCGACGGTCGGACAGGTCGACCAAGAGGACCTGTTCTACATGACCTCGCGAGCGATCCAGCCCGAGAAGGCGCGCAATATGCTCGTCGAGGGCTTCTTCGTGCCCGTCCTCGACGAGATCGAAGTCGACGAGTTCCGCGAGGACCTCGAATCGCTGATCGACGAACGGCTTCGGTAA
- a CDS encoding DUF7346 family protein, whose amino-acid sequence MQTVRDVKGVRYLLVKRSAESSRVRDPATGEERYLPNDELRFEGNDAAPLAVAAAGVPEAVRRVVTAAHDEQSLGLLIELADRGPLSVVELLDAYALCESDLHGRLTEFRAARLIEETTVHGERGYDATDATRSAVASLRSGSENDSIGE is encoded by the coding sequence ATGCAGACCGTCCGCGACGTCAAGGGAGTCCGCTACCTGCTCGTCAAGCGCTCCGCGGAGTCGAGCCGCGTGCGCGACCCGGCAACCGGCGAAGAGCGGTATCTCCCCAACGACGAGTTGCGGTTCGAGGGGAACGACGCCGCGCCGCTGGCAGTCGCTGCCGCGGGAGTTCCCGAGGCGGTCCGACGCGTCGTCACCGCCGCGCACGACGAGCAGTCGCTGGGGTTGCTCATCGAACTCGCCGATCGAGGCCCGCTCTCGGTCGTCGAACTGCTCGACGCCTACGCGCTGTGCGAGTCGGACCTCCACGGTCGCCTGACGGAGTTCCGAGCCGCGCGGCTCATCGAGGAGACGACGGTGCACGGCGAGCGCGGCTACGACGCGACCGACGCGACGCGCAGCGCAGTCGCGTCGCTGCGCTCGGGCAGTGAAAACGACTCGATCGGAGAATAG
- a CDS encoding DUF7322 domain-containing protein, which produces MPKEFDEWPDEPDEPDPEGRWGDPESDLAAIPSVEVPGESVDDEGAGIEVDGDLAKFFWATVIYANVALAGISLGLLLVGFRGQWGWGGGALAVGLFALYRTYDLYRTYQEREFGDDDPADA; this is translated from the coding sequence GTGCCGAAGGAGTTCGACGAGTGGCCCGACGAACCCGACGAGCCCGACCCCGAGGGCCGGTGGGGCGATCCCGAGAGCGACCTCGCGGCGATTCCCTCTGTCGAGGTCCCCGGTGAGAGCGTCGACGACGAGGGCGCTGGCATCGAGGTCGACGGCGACCTCGCGAAGTTCTTCTGGGCGACGGTCATTTACGCCAACGTCGCGCTCGCGGGGATCAGCCTCGGTCTCCTGCTCGTCGGGTTCCGGGGGCAGTGGGGGTGGGGCGGCGGCGCGCTCGCGGTCGGCCTCTTCGCGCTCTACCGAACGTACGACCTCTATCGGACGTATCAGGAGCGGGAGTTCGGCGACGACGACCCCGCGGACGCCTGA
- a CDS encoding MarR family transcriptional regulator: MSTTEALAPEESSADRWEPVREMPPSAKLVAKVLDYNETMTQSQLAEETLLPPRTVRYALARLEDAGAVDSRFSFTDARKRLYTLSL, translated from the coding sequence ATGAGCACTACCGAGGCACTCGCCCCCGAAGAGTCGTCCGCTGACCGCTGGGAACCGGTGCGCGAGATGCCGCCGAGTGCGAAGCTCGTCGCGAAGGTACTCGACTACAACGAGACGATGACGCAGAGCCAACTCGCCGAGGAGACGCTCCTGCCGCCGCGGACGGTGCGCTACGCGCTCGCCCGGCTCGAAGACGCCGGCGCGGTCGACTCGCGGTTTTCCTTCACCGACGCGCGAAAGCGGCTCTACACCCTCTCGCTGTGA
- a CDS encoding ABC transporter ATP-binding protein, with the protein MATLEIKNLHASVAEEGGEQILRGVDLEVNSGEIHALMGPNGSGKSTTAKIIAGHPAYEVTDGQILLRLDEDEVDDDVPEEKLTWDLLELEPNERAALGIFLGFQYPAEIEGVTMTNFLRTALNAKLEEREELFEDDDEAEEADADDGDEDEEGYETSPMEGPADEGEVGVAEFQKLLKEKMELLDMDEKFMQRYLNAGFSGGEKKQNEVLQAAILEPSIAVLDEIDSGLDIDRLQDVSNGINALRDEQGTGILQITHYQRILEYVEPDHVHIMLDGRVVKSGDASLAEQLEDKGYDWVREEVYEAA; encoded by the coding sequence ATGGCTACACTCGAAATCAAGAACCTCCACGCGAGCGTGGCGGAGGAAGGCGGCGAACAGATTCTTCGCGGCGTCGACCTGGAGGTCAACTCCGGGGAAATCCACGCCCTGATGGGGCCGAACGGGTCGGGGAAGTCGACGACGGCGAAGATCATCGCCGGACACCCCGCCTACGAGGTGACCGACGGACAGATCCTCCTCCGACTCGACGAGGACGAAGTAGACGACGACGTCCCCGAAGAGAAACTGACGTGGGACCTTCTCGAACTGGAGCCGAACGAGCGCGCTGCGCTCGGCATCTTCCTCGGCTTCCAGTACCCCGCCGAGATCGAGGGCGTCACGATGACGAACTTCCTGCGGACGGCGCTCAACGCCAAGCTCGAAGAGCGCGAGGAGCTCTTCGAGGACGATGACGAAGCCGAGGAGGCCGACGCAGACGATGGCGACGAGGACGAGGAAGGCTACGAGACGTCGCCGATGGAAGGCCCCGCCGACGAGGGCGAGGTCGGCGTCGCCGAGTTCCAGAAGCTCCTCAAAGAGAAGATGGAGCTGCTCGATATGGACGAGAAGTTCATGCAGCGCTACCTCAACGCCGGCTTCTCCGGCGGCGAGAAAAAGCAGAACGAAGTGCTGCAGGCCGCCATCCTCGAACCGTCGATCGCGGTTCTCGACGAGATCGACTCCGGGCTGGACATCGACCGCCTGCAGGACGTCTCCAACGGGATCAACGCGCTGCGCGACGAGCAGGGCACGGGCATCCTCCAGATCACACACTACCAGCGGATCCTCGAGTACGTCGAGCCCGATCACGTCCACATTATGCTGGACGGGAGAGTCGTCAAGAGCGGCGACGCGTCGCTGGCCGAACAGCTCGAAGACAAGGGCTACGACTGGGTTCGCGAGGAAGTCTACGAGGCAGCCTAA
- the sufB gene encoding Fe-S cluster assembly protein SufB, which yields MSSEQDHLKDTDTEARFDFKKEESSAFETEKGLTEETVRVISEDKGEPEWMLNRRLRALKQFQEMPMPTDWPGQPDLSEVDVAEIVPYIRPDVDVRAGVDDWTELPDEIKDTFDKLGIPEAEKNALSGVGAQYESEVVYQNMQERWEEKGVIFCNMDEAVREHEEIVKEHFMTKCVPPSDNKFAALHGAVWSGGSFVYVPEDVTVEMPVQAYFRMNSEGMGQFEHTLIVAEEGSEVHYIEGCSAPKYSAFNLHSGGVEVFVGEDAHVQYSTVQNWSKNTYNLNTKRALVEAGGRMEWISGSMGSKATMLYPSSVLKGPGASDNHITIAFAGEGQNIDTGAKVYHNAPNTKSTIESKSISKDGGRTNYRGLVHIADGAENSSTAVECDALMFDNESTSDTMPYMEINESKVDVAHEATVGKIGDEDIFYLQSRGLDDDDAKQMIVSGFIEPITEELPIEYAVELNRLVELEMEGSLG from the coding sequence ATGAGCTCCGAACAAGACCACCTCAAAGACACGGACACCGAGGCCCGCTTCGACTTCAAGAAGGAGGAGTCCTCGGCGTTCGAGACCGAGAAGGGCCTGACGGAGGAGACCGTCCGGGTCATCTCCGAGGACAAAGGCGAGCCCGAGTGGATGCTGAACCGTCGGCTCCGCGCGCTCAAGCAGTTCCAAGAGATGCCGATGCCGACCGACTGGCCCGGCCAGCCGGACCTCTCGGAAGTCGACGTCGCGGAGATCGTCCCGTACATCCGCCCCGACGTCGACGTCCGCGCGGGCGTCGACGACTGGACGGAACTCCCCGACGAGATCAAAGACACCTTCGACAAACTGGGCATTCCCGAGGCCGAAAAGAACGCGCTCTCCGGCGTCGGCGCGCAGTACGAATCGGAGGTCGTCTACCAGAACATGCAGGAACGCTGGGAGGAGAAGGGCGTCATCTTCTGCAACATGGACGAGGCCGTCCGAGAGCACGAAGAGATCGTCAAAGAGCACTTCATGACGAAGTGCGTGCCCCCGTCAGACAACAAGTTCGCCGCGCTGCACGGCGCGGTCTGGTCCGGCGGCTCGTTCGTGTACGTCCCCGAGGACGTCACCGTCGAGATGCCGGTACAGGCGTACTTCCGGATGAACTCGGAAGGGATGGGCCAGTTCGAGCACACGCTCATCGTCGCCGAAGAGGGCTCGGAGGTCCACTACATCGAGGGCTGTTCGGCCCCGAAGTACTCCGCGTTCAACCTCCACTCCGGCGGCGTCGAAGTCTTCGTGGGCGAGGACGCCCACGTCCAGTACTCGACCGTCCAGAACTGGTCGAAGAACACCTACAACCTGAACACGAAGCGCGCCCTCGTCGAGGCCGGCGGCCGGATGGAGTGGATCTCCGGCTCGATGGGCTCGAAGGCGACGATGCTGTATCCCTCCTCCGTGCTCAAGGGACCGGGCGCGTCCGACAACCACATCACCATCGCCTTCGCGGGCGAGGGCCAGAACATCGACACCGGCGCGAAGGTCTACCACAACGCGCCGAACACAAAGTCGACGATCGAGTCGAAGTCGATCTCGAAGGACGGCGGCCGCACCAACTACAGAGGGCTCGTCCACATCGCCGATGGCGCGGAGAACTCTTCGACTGCGGTCGAGTGCGACGCGCTGATGTTCGACAACGAGTCGACGTCGGACACGATGCCGTATATGGAGATCAACGAGTCGAAGGTCGACGTCGCCCACGAGGCGACCGTGGGAAAGATCGGCGACGAGGACATCTTCTACCTCCAGTCGCGCGGTCTCGACGACGACGACGCAAAGCAGATGATCGTCTCGGGCTTCATCGAGCCGATCACCGAAGAGCTCCCGATCGAGTACGCGGTCGAGCTGAACCGCCTCGTCGAGCTCGAAATGGAGGGCAGCCTCGGATAA